A stretch of Deltaproteobacteria bacterium DNA encodes these proteins:
- a CDS encoding cell division protein ZapA, producing the protein MKDAPKRTVQVKIQGRSYRIRAEGEADAGSVHRAAALLDETIERVRIRAGTVDSVDVAVLAALNIANSLVSERDGGGSNASGARVGELIALLEDALAPRRGAPA; encoded by the coding sequence ATGAAGGACGCGCCGAAGCGCACCGTGCAGGTGAAGATCCAGGGGCGCAGCTACCGCATTCGCGCCGAGGGCGAGGCCGACGCTGGTTCGGTGCACCGGGCCGCAGCGCTCCTCGACGAGACGATCGAGCGCGTGCGCATCCGCGCCGGCACTGTCGACAGCGTGGACGTGGCGGTGCTCGCGGCGCTCAACATCGCGAACTCGCTGGTCTCGGAACGAGACGGAGGCGGGAGCAACGCGTCCGGTGCGCGCGTCGGAGAGCTGATCGCGCTGCTCGAGGATGCCCTCGCGCCCCGACGAGGCGCGCCCGCCTGA
- a CDS encoding glutamate synthase subunit beta: MADARGFLKHGREKTHYRAVEERVGDYRCVQEDFPLEKTKEQAARCMDCGVPFCNNGCPLGNIIPDFNDLVFRDKWEDALARLHSTNNFPEFTGMVCPAPCEQACVLGINQDPVAIKQVEWEIVRRGWEEKWIAPVRPARRSGRSVAVIGSGPAGLAAAQQLNRAGHTVTLFEKADRVGGLLRYGIPDFKLEKSVIDRRLEQMREEGVAFQTGVHVGVDYSVSDLRKNFDAVLLCTGAELPRDLGVPGRDLAGVHFAMDFLPQQNRRVAGDAVPEREAILATGKHVVILGGGDTGSDCIGTSHRHGAKSITSIELLPQPPEGRHTSEPWPQAKKYYFNVSSSHAEGGERAYSIATKRLSGTNGRVEKLHAVRVEFERDSLDRPLMNTLREVGPEFEMPADLVLLAMGFLGPVQDGLVKGLGVALDPRGNVRADVKSFATSEPGVYAAGDCRRGQSLVVWAIWEGREAARAVDAYLTGASRLQSRHAFV; encoded by the coding sequence AAGCACGGGCGCGAGAAGACGCACTACCGCGCGGTCGAGGAGCGGGTCGGCGACTACCGCTGCGTGCAGGAAGACTTTCCGCTCGAGAAGACGAAGGAGCAGGCCGCGCGCTGCATGGATTGCGGCGTGCCGTTCTGCAACAACGGCTGCCCGCTCGGGAACATCATCCCCGACTTCAACGACCTCGTGTTCCGCGACAAGTGGGAAGACGCGCTCGCGCGGCTGCACAGCACGAACAACTTCCCCGAGTTCACCGGCATGGTGTGCCCCGCGCCGTGCGAGCAGGCGTGCGTGCTCGGCATCAACCAAGACCCCGTCGCGATCAAGCAGGTCGAGTGGGAGATCGTCAGGCGCGGCTGGGAGGAAAAGTGGATCGCGCCGGTGCGCCCGGCGCGCCGCAGCGGCCGCTCGGTCGCGGTGATCGGCTCGGGGCCCGCGGGCCTCGCGGCCGCGCAGCAGCTGAATCGCGCGGGCCACACCGTCACGCTGTTCGAGAAGGCGGACCGGGTGGGCGGCCTGCTCCGCTACGGGATTCCCGACTTCAAGCTCGAGAAGAGCGTGATCGATCGCCGCCTCGAGCAGATGCGCGAGGAAGGCGTCGCCTTCCAGACGGGCGTGCACGTCGGCGTGGACTACTCCGTCTCCGATCTGCGCAAGAACTTCGACGCGGTGCTGCTGTGCACCGGCGCGGAGCTGCCGCGCGATCTCGGCGTGCCCGGGCGCGATCTCGCGGGTGTCCACTTCGCGATGGACTTCCTGCCGCAGCAGAACCGGCGCGTCGCGGGCGACGCGGTGCCCGAGCGCGAAGCGATCCTCGCGACGGGCAAGCACGTCGTGATCCTCGGCGGCGGCGACACGGGCTCCGACTGCATCGGCACCTCGCACCGCCACGGCGCGAAGTCGATCACCTCGATCGAGCTGTTGCCGCAGCCGCCGGAGGGGCGGCACACGTCGGAGCCGTGGCCGCAGGCGAAGAAGTACTACTTCAACGTGTCGAGCTCTCACGCCGAGGGTGGAGAGCGCGCGTACTCGATCGCGACCAAGCGGCTCTCGGGAACCAACGGCCGCGTCGAGAAGCTGCATGCGGTCCGCGTCGAGTTCGAGCGCGACTCGCTCGACCGGCCGCTGATGAACACGCTGCGCGAGGTGGGCCCCGAGTTCGAGATGCCTGCGGACCTCGTGCTGCTCGCGATGGGCTTCCTCGGACCCGTGCAGGACGGGCTCGTGAAGGGCCTCGGCGTCGCGCTCGATCCGCGCGGCAACGTACGCGCGGACGTGAAGAGCTTCGCGACCAGCGAGCCTGGCGTGTACGCAGCCGGCGACTGCCGGCGCGGGCAGTCGCTCGTGGTGTGGGCGATCTGGGAGGGTCGCGAGGCCGCGCGCGCGGTCGACGCGTACCTCACGGGCGCATCGCGGCTTCAGTCCCGTCACGCGTTCGTCTGA